Proteins encoded together in one Telopea speciosissima isolate NSW1024214 ecotype Mountain lineage chromosome 6, Tspe_v1, whole genome shotgun sequence window:
- the LOC122666058 gene encoding uncharacterized protein LOC122666058, whose product MTADMSVKNPNIASFKFNPGTTILYYYGSEIGQANNPAGNAQAKKTMQMYLTINLYIEADSSTPGKLQHLTNDLSSGEMSLNSYTVLNGRVNVLNIFKKNIEIKMNCTMTVVISSTMSLKDMQCTSEVKL is encoded by the coding sequence ATGACGGCGGACATGTCCGTCAAGAACCCAAACATCGCTTCTTTTAAGTTCAATCCCGGCACCACTATCCTTTACTATTACGGTTCCGAGATCGGTCAGGCTAATAATCCGGCGGGTAATGCTCAGGCTAAAAAGACTATGCAGATGTACCTTACGATTAATCTTTATATTGAAGCTGACTCGTCAACACCGGGTAAACTTCAGCACTTGACGAACGATCTGAGTTCAGGAGAAATGAGTTTGAATAGCTATACTGTATTGAATGGGCGTGTGAACGTGTTAAATATCTTCAAGAAGAATATCGAAATCAAGATGAATTGTACCATGACTGTTGTCATTTCTTCTACCATGTCTCTCAAAGATATGCAGTGTACTAGCGAAGTCAAGCTTTAG